A genomic window from Thermococcus sp. includes:
- a CDS encoding 50S ribosomal protein L30, whose translation MAKLALIRLRSGIRARGEVRDTLAMLRLHRINHLVLVDDNPSYKGMVQKVKDYITWGEIDAETLAKLIRKRGRLIGNKPITDEYVKEKLGMTIDEFAKKVVDGEMKLTDLPNIKPVFRLHPPRGGLKGSKKRSFKEGGALGYRGERINDLIERML comes from the coding sequence ATGGCAAAGCTTGCACTCATCAGGCTTAGGAGCGGGATAAGGGCGAGGGGCGAAGTCAGGGACACCCTCGCCATGCTCCGCCTCCACAGGATCAACCACCTCGTCCTCGTCGACGACAACCCGAGCTACAAGGGAATGGTTCAGAAGGTCAAGGACTACATCACCTGGGGTGAGATTGACGCAGAGACTCTCGCCAAGCTCATCAGGAAGAGGGGCAGGCTCATCGGGAACAAGCCGATAACAGACGAGTACGTCAAGGAGAAGCTCGGAATGACCATAGACGAGTTCGCCAAGAAGGTCGTTGACGGCGAGATGAAGCTCACCGACCTGCCGAACATCAAGCCGGTCTTCAGGCTTCACCCGCCGAGGGGCGGCCTTAAGGGCAGCAAGAAGCGCAGCTTTAAGGAAGGCGGTGCCCTCGGCTACCGCGGCGAGAGGATAAACGACCTCATTGAGAGAATGCTCTGA
- the rpsE gene encoding 30S ribosomal protein S5 yields the protein MSDPREIAQRVLEEWEPRTKLGQLVKEGQITDIHEIFRKGYQIKEPEIVDVLLPEVNLRENQEVLDIALTVRMTDSGRRIRFRVLAAVGNRDGYVGLGIGHGKEVGIAIRKAINYAKMNIIEIKRGCGSWECRCRRPHSIPFAVEGKEGSVRVKLMPGPRGLGLVIGDVGKKILSLAGVQDVWSQSLGETRTTVNFAKAVFNALYNTNRVAIQPGMEEKYGIIVGREMRANFELE from the coding sequence ATGAGCGACCCGAGGGAGATCGCCCAGAGGGTTTTGGAGGAGTGGGAGCCGAGGACCAAGCTCGGTCAGCTCGTCAAAGAGGGCCAGATAACTGACATTCACGAGATATTCCGCAAGGGGTACCAGATCAAGGAGCCGGAGATAGTGGACGTCCTCCTTCCGGAGGTCAACCTCAGGGAGAACCAGGAGGTTCTCGACATAGCCCTCACCGTCAGGATGACCGACAGCGGCAGGAGAATCCGCTTCAGGGTTCTCGCCGCTGTGGGCAACAGGGACGGCTACGTCGGCCTCGGAATCGGCCACGGCAAGGAGGTCGGAATAGCCATCAGGAAGGCCATCAACTACGCCAAGATGAACATCATCGAGATCAAGCGCGGCTGTGGAAGCTGGGAGTGCCGCTGTAGGAGACCGCACTCAATTCCGTTCGCCGTCGAGGGCAAGGAGGGAAGTGTCCGCGTCAAGCTCATGCCCGGACCGCGTGGTCTTGGCCTTGTCATCGGTGACGTCGGCAAGAAGATACTCAGCCTCGCTGGAGTCCAGGACGTCTGGTCGCAGAGCCTGGGTGAGACCAGGACGACAGTCAACTTCGCCAAGGCAGTCTTCAATGCGCTCTACAACACCAACCGCGTTGCAATTCAGCCGGGAATGGAAGAGAAGTACGGCATCATTGTCGGAAGGGAGATGAGGGCCAACTTTGAGCTGGAGTGA
- a CDS encoding 50S ribosomal protein L18, whose protein sequence is MAHGPRYRVPFRRRREGKTNYHKRLALLKSGKPRLVVRKTLNHHMAQVVLYDPKGDRTVVSAHTRELMRDFGWKGHGGNTPSAYLLGLLIGYKAKKAGIEEAILDIGLHPPTRGSSIFAVLKGAVDAGLNVPHSEEIYPEDYRITGEHIANYAKALKEEDEERYRKQFSGYLVKGLEPEKLPEHFEEVKARIIEKFEEARE, encoded by the coding sequence ATGGCACACGGACCGAGGTATAGGGTTCCGTTCAGGAGAAGGAGAGAGGGTAAGACTAACTATCACAAGAGGCTCGCCCTCCTCAAGTCTGGCAAGCCCAGGCTTGTCGTGAGGAAGACCCTGAACCACCACATGGCCCAGGTAGTCCTTTACGACCCGAAGGGTGACAGGACAGTGGTCTCTGCCCACACCAGGGAGCTTATGAGGGACTTTGGCTGGAAGGGACACGGCGGCAACACCCCAAGTGCCTATCTGCTTGGTCTCCTCATAGGCTACAAGGCCAAGAAAGCTGGAATAGAGGAGGCCATCCTCGACATAGGCCTGCACCCGCCGACCAGGGGTTCAAGCATCTTTGCTGTCCTCAAGGGAGCTGTTGACGCTGGGCTCAACGTCCCGCACAGCGAGGAGATCTACCCGGAGGACTACAGGATAACCGGCGAGCACATAGCCAACTACGCCAAGGCCCTCAAGGAGGAGGACGAGGAGCGCTACAGGAAGCAGTTCTCGGGATACCTCGTCAAGGGTCTTGAGCCGGAGAAGCTCCCCGAGCACTTTGAGGAGGTCAAGGCGAGGATAATCGAGAAGTTTGAGGAGGCGAGAGAATGA
- a CDS encoding 50S ribosomal protein L19e — translation MLKMQRRIAADLLKCGENRVWIDPERIDDVAAAITREDIKRLINDGVIKKKPVKGQSRARARAYQEARKKGRHRGPGSKKGKKTARMGKKERWMMTIRALRKELRKLKAEGKIDEHAYRRLYIRAKGGQFKNKRQLYMFMQEHGILKE, via the coding sequence ATGCTCAAGATGCAGAGAAGGATTGCCGCTGATTTGTTGAAGTGCGGTGAGAACAGGGTCTGGATCGACCCGGAGAGGATTGACGACGTCGCGGCTGCCATCACTAGAGAGGACATCAAGAGGCTCATCAACGATGGCGTCATAAAGAAGAAGCCCGTCAAGGGACAGAGCAGGGCTCGCGCCAGGGCCTATCAGGAGGCCAGAAAGAAGGGACGCCACAGGGGCCCCGGAAGCAAGAAGGGTAAGAAGACCGCTAGGATGGGCAAGAAGGAGCGCTGGATGATGACCATCCGCGCCCTCAGGAAGGAGCTCAGGAAGCTCAAGGCCGAAGGAAAGATCGACGAGCACGCCTACAGGAGGCTCTACATCCGTGCTAAGGGCGGCCAGTTCAAGAACAAGAGGCAGCTCTACATGTTCATGCAGGAGCACGGTATCTTGAAGGAGTGA
- a CDS encoding 50S ribosomal protein L32e — protein sequence MNEKARLLRIRARIKRKKPRFLRQEWWRYPKFKNDPKWRRPKGIDSKMRLKKKGKARSPSIGWSSPRLVRGLHPSGYEEVLVHNVKELEAIDPTRQAARIARTVGARKREAILARAKELGVKVLNAR from the coding sequence ATGAACGAGAAGGCGAGACTCCTTAGGATAAGGGCCAGGATCAAGAGGAAGAAGCCCCGCTTCCTCAGGCAGGAGTGGTGGCGCTATCCGAAGTTCAAGAACGACCCGAAGTGGCGCAGGCCGAAGGGAATCGACAGCAAGATGAGGCTCAAGAAGAAGGGTAAGGCCAGGTCACCGAGCATAGGCTGGAGCTCACCGAGGCTCGTTAGGGGACTCCACCCGAGCGGGTATGAGGAAGTCCTCGTCCACAACGTCAAGGAGCTTGAGGCCATCGACCCGACCAGGCAGGCCGCCAGGATAGCCAGGACCGTTGGTGCCAGGAAGAGAGAGGCGATACTTGCCAGGGCGAAGGAGCTCGGTGTTAAGGTTCTTAACGCGAGGTGA
- a CDS encoding 50S ribosomal protein L6 — MPIDAWVREEVEIPEGVEVTVENNVVKVKGPKGELERELRYPGVQIFTEDGKVVVFKEFPRKRDIAIARTFKAHITNMIKGVTEGFTYKLKVVYSHFPMTVKVQGDEVVIENFLGEKNPRRAKILPGVTVKVMGQEVIVEGIDKEAVGQTAANIEQATRITKWDRRVFQDGIYIVEKAGKPIKF; from the coding sequence ATGCCGATAGACGCGTGGGTAAGGGAAGAGGTTGAGATTCCGGAGGGAGTCGAGGTCACCGTTGAGAACAACGTCGTCAAGGTCAAGGGTCCGAAGGGCGAGCTCGAGAGGGAGCTCAGGTATCCGGGCGTCCAGATCTTCACCGAAGACGGTAAGGTCGTCGTCTTCAAGGAGTTCCCGAGGAAGCGCGACATAGCCATAGCCAGAACCTTCAAGGCCCACATAACCAACATGATCAAGGGCGTCACCGAGGGCTTCACCTACAAGCTCAAGGTCGTTTACAGCCACTTCCCGATGACCGTCAAGGTTCAGGGTGACGAGGTTGTCATCGAGAACTTCCTCGGTGAGAAGAACCCGAGGAGGGCCAAGATACTTCCGGGAGTCACCGTCAAGGTCATGGGCCAGGAGGTCATCGTCGAGGGCATAGACAAAGAAGCTGTAGGCCAGACCGCTGCAAACATCGAGCAGGCCACCAGGATAACCAAGTGGGACAGGCGTGTCTTCCAGGATGGAATTTACATCGTTGAGAAGGCTGGTAAGCCGATAAAGTTCTGA
- a CDS encoding 30S ribosomal protein S8, giving the protein MTLLDPLANALSHITNSERVGKKEVYLKPASKLIGEVLRVMQENGYIGEFEFIDDGRAGIYRVQLIGKINKAGAIKPRFPVKAREYETWEKRFLPAFEFGILIVSTSQGVMTHKEAIEKGIGGRLIAYVY; this is encoded by the coding sequence ATGACTTTGCTTGACCCGCTGGCGAACGCTCTCTCCCACATAACCAACAGCGAGAGGGTCGGAAAGAAGGAGGTTTACCTCAAGCCGGCCTCCAAGCTCATAGGAGAGGTCCTCAGGGTTATGCAGGAGAACGGCTACATCGGTGAGTTTGAGTTCATAGACGACGGAAGGGCAGGCATCTACAGGGTGCAGCTCATAGGAAAGATCAACAAGGCTGGGGCGATAAAGCCGAGGTTCCCGGTCAAGGCCAGGGAGTACGAGACATGGGAGAAGAGGTTCCTTCCGGCCTTCGAGTTCGGTATCCTCATAGTCTCGACCTCCCAGGGCGTCATGACGCACAAAGAGGCCATCGAGAAGGGAATCGGCGGAAGGCTGATAGCCTACGTCTACTGA
- a CDS encoding 30S ribosomal protein S14: MAKADYNKRKPRKFGKGARRCMRCGQYGPIIRIHGLMLCRHCFREIAPKLGFKKYE; this comes from the coding sequence ATGGCGAAGGCTGACTACAACAAGAGGAAGCCCAGGAAGTTTGGGAAGGGTGCGAGAAGGTGCATGCGCTGCGGCCAGTACGGCCCGATAATCAGGATACACGGCCTTATGCTCTGCAGGCACTGCTTTAGAGAGATAGCCCCCAAGCTGGGCTTTAAGAAGTACGAGTGA
- a CDS encoding 50S ribosomal protein L5, whose product MQINREAILADWEAHPMRRPRIAKVTINIGVGESGERLTKAEKMLEQLVGQKPIRRRARQTNKDFGIRRGEPIAVKVTLRGKKAEEMLKRLLAAVDNKLKASNFDEHGNFCFGIDEHINIPGVEYDPEIGIFGMDVCVTLERPGFRVAKRKRQRKKIPNRHKLTKEEGIVFAMEEFKVTVEGL is encoded by the coding sequence ATGCAGATCAACAGAGAGGCTATCCTTGCAGACTGGGAAGCTCACCCTATGAGGAGGCCCAGGATTGCGAAGGTCACCATAAACATTGGGGTTGGCGAGAGCGGTGAGAGGCTCACCAAGGCCGAAAAAATGCTGGAGCAGCTTGTTGGCCAGAAGCCCATAAGGAGAAGGGCCAGGCAGACCAACAAGGACTTCGGAATCAGGCGCGGAGAGCCGATAGCGGTCAAGGTCACCCTCCGCGGCAAGAAGGCCGAGGAAATGCTCAAGAGACTCCTCGCTGCGGTTGACAACAAGCTCAAGGCGAGCAACTTCGACGAGCACGGCAACTTCTGCTTTGGAATAGACGAGCACATCAACATACCCGGCGTCGAGTACGACCCGGAGATAGGCATCTTCGGTATGGATGTCTGCGTCACCCTTGAGAGGCCTGGCTTCAGGGTCGCCAAGAGGAAGAGGCAGAGGAAGAAGATACCGAACAGGCACAAGCTGACCAAGGAGGAAGGTATCGTCTTCGCTATGGAGGAGTTTAAGGTTACCGTGGAGGGATTGTGA
- a CDS encoding 30S ribosomal protein S4e, producing the protein MARKGAKRHLKRLAAPNQWYISRKTYKWAVRPRPGPHNMRTSIPLLYIVRDYLGYAKTAREARKILNEGKILVDGRVRRDYKFPVGIMDVVSIPETGEHYRVLPNRIGKLILHPISEKEAGIKPLRISNKRMVKGAKVQLNLHDGSNHLVTMDDKDKYRTAYTVLMKVTEREVIEVIPFEVGAYVFVTQGKNVARKGKVVEVRQFPMGWPDVVTIEDENGELFDTLKEYAFVVGKDKPEISLP; encoded by the coding sequence ATGGCGAGGAAAGGAGCCAAGAGGCACCTTAAGAGGCTTGCCGCTCCGAATCAGTGGTACATCTCAAGAAAGACCTACAAGTGGGCGGTCAGGCCGAGGCCGGGTCCGCACAACATGAGGACTTCCATACCGCTCCTCTACATAGTCAGGGACTACCTCGGCTACGCCAAGACTGCCCGCGAGGCCAGGAAGATACTCAACGAGGGCAAGATACTCGTTGACGGCCGCGTGAGGAGGGACTACAAGTTCCCGGTCGGAATCATGGACGTCGTTTCCATCCCCGAGACCGGCGAGCACTACAGGGTTCTTCCGAACAGGATTGGCAAGCTCATACTCCACCCGATAAGTGAGAAGGAAGCGGGCATCAAGCCGCTCAGGATAAGCAACAAGAGAATGGTCAAGGGTGCGAAGGTACAGCTCAACCTCCACGACGGAAGCAACCACCTCGTTACAATGGACGACAAGGACAAGTACAGGACAGCCTACACCGTCCTCATGAAGGTTACGGAGAGGGAGGTCATTGAGGTCATCCCGTTCGAGGTAGGAGCTTACGTCTTCGTTACCCAGGGTAAGAACGTCGCAAGGAAGGGTAAGGTCGTTGAGGTCAGGCAGTTCCCGATGGGCTGGCCGGACGTCGTCACCATCGAGGACGAGAACGGCGAGCTCTTCGACACGCTGAAGGAGTACGCCTTCGTCGTTGGTAAGGACAAGCCGGAGATTTCCCTTCCGTGA
- the rplX gene encoding 50S ribosomal protein L24 — MKLKTRQPKKQRKFLYNAPLHLRSKIMAATLSPELRSKYGVRSLPIREGDKVRVMRGDFKGKEGKVLEVDLKRYRIHIEGVTQKKVDGTEVFYPIHPSNVMIIDLNLEDEKREKIINRRAG, encoded by the coding sequence ATGAAGTTGAAGACGAGACAGCCCAAGAAGCAGAGGAAGTTCCTCTACAACGCTCCCCTTCACCTTAGGAGCAAGATAATGGCCGCTACCCTGAGCCCGGAGCTCAGGAGCAAGTACGGCGTGAGGAGCCTTCCGATCAGGGAGGGTGACAAGGTTCGCGTTATGCGCGGCGACTTCAAGGGCAAGGAAGGCAAGGTCCTTGAGGTTGACCTCAAGAGGTACAGGATACACATCGAGGGAGTCACTCAGAAGAAGGTCGACGGAACCGAGGTCTTCTACCCGATCCACCCGTCGAACGTTATGATAATAGACCTCAACCTTGAGGACGAGAAGAGGGAGAAGATAATTAATAGGAGGGCTGGTTGA
- a CDS encoding 50S ribosomal protein L14: MAKKGAGATRGISPVRPTRALPIGAYLKVADNSGAKVIQIIGVVGYKGTRRRLASAGVGDMVIAAVKKGRPDIRHQVVRAVVVRQRKEYRRLDGMRVKFEDNAAAIVTPEGVPRGTEIRGAIAREAAERWVRLGSIASIVL, translated from the coding sequence ATGGCGAAGAAGGGTGCAGGTGCTACGAGAGGTATTAGCCCGGTCAGGCCAACTCGCGCTCTTCCGATAGGCGCTTACCTCAAGGTCGCCGACAACAGCGGTGCCAAGGTCATCCAGATCATAGGCGTCGTTGGCTACAAGGGCACCAGAAGGAGGCTCGCCTCAGCCGGTGTGGGCGACATGGTCATCGCCGCCGTCAAGAAGGGAAGGCCGGACATTAGGCACCAGGTGGTCAGGGCCGTTGTCGTCAGGCAGAGGAAGGAGTACAGGCGCCTTGATGGTATGCGCGTCAAGTTCGAGGACAACGCGGCAGCGATAGTCACCCCCGAGGGTGTCCCGAGGGGAACCGAGATCAGGGGTGCCATAGCAAGGGAAGCCGCCGAGCGCTGGGTCAGGCTCGGGAGCATAGCGAGCATAGTGTTGTGA
- a CDS encoding 30S ribosomal protein S17 — MREIGLKVQPPAEKCDDPHCPWHGHLKIHGRYFEGVVVSDKGKKTVVVERQHYHYLKKYERYELRRSKVHAHNPECIDAKVGDRVLIAETRPISKTKSWVVVAVTKRAGER, encoded by the coding sequence ATGAGAGAGATCGGATTGAAGGTTCAGCCTCCCGCTGAGAAGTGCGACGATCCGCACTGCCCCTGGCACGGGCACCTCAAGATACACGGCAGGTACTTCGAGGGCGTCGTCGTCAGCGACAAGGGCAAGAAGACCGTCGTCGTCGAGAGGCAGCACTACCACTACCTCAAGAAGTACGAGAGGTATGAGCTCAGGAGGAGCAAGGTTCACGCTCACAACCCGGAGTGCATAGACGCCAAGGTCGGTGACAGGGTTCTCATCGCTGAGACCAGGCCGATAAGCAAAACCAAGAGCTGGGTTGTTGTTGCAGTCACCAAGAGGGCTGGCGAGAGGTGA
- a CDS encoding ribonuclease P protein component 1: MRRNGKEGKDRAPGRPQRKGQEVAGRPWIFRGLDRNRVTAKNIIWSELIGLKAKIIRASHPELVGIEGYVLDETRNTLTIGGERVWVIPKDVVELEFEVGDKRIRINGKELIGRPEMRLKKRWRK; this comes from the coding sequence ATGCGGCGGAACGGTAAAGAAGGGAAGGATAGAGCTCCAGGGAGACCACAGAGAAAGGGTCAAGAAGTTGCTGGGAGACCTTGGATTTTCAGAGGACTTGATAGAAATCGAGTGACGGCAAAGAACATCATCTGGAGCGAGCTCATAGGGCTGAAAGCAAAAATTATAAGGGCATCTCATCCAGAGCTGGTTGGCATCGAGGGCTACGTCCTTGACGAGACGAGGAACACCCTCACCATCGGCGGTGAGAGGGTCTGGGTTATCCCGAAGGACGTGGTGGAGCTCGAGTTTGAAGTTGGCGATAAAAGGATCCGGATCAACGGAAAAGAGCTGATTGGAAGACCCGAGATGAGATTGAAGAAGAGGTGGCGAAAATGA
- the yciH gene encoding stress response translation initiation inhibitor YciH, with amino-acid sequence MLFKEVLKEQQRIRVYIEKARYGKLKTIIEGIDEKEFDLEDIAKKLKAKLACGGTVKKGRIELQGDHRERVKKLLGDLGFSEDLIEIE; translated from the coding sequence ATGCTCTTTAAGGAGGTCCTGAAGGAGCAGCAGAGAATTAGAGTCTACATAGAGAAAGCCCGCTACGGAAAGCTTAAAACCATAATCGAGGGCATAGACGAGAAGGAGTTCGACCTCGAAGATATAGCTAAAAAGCTGAAGGCGAAGCTGGCATGCGGCGGAACGGTAAAGAAGGGAAGGATAGAGCTCCAGGGAGACCACAGAGAAAGGGTCAAGAAGTTGCTGGGAGACCTTGGATTTTCAGAGGACTTGATAGAAATCGAGTGA
- the rpmC gene encoding 50S ribosomal protein L29, giving the protein MKPSEIREMSIEEIDKKIRELRLELAKERGVLTMGASLENPMVIRNLRRDIARLLTIKKEKLREKR; this is encoded by the coding sequence ATGAAGCCGAGTGAGATTAGGGAGATGAGCATCGAGGAGATCGACAAGAAGATCAGGGAGCTCCGCCTTGAACTCGCCAAGGAGAGGGGTGTGCTCACCATGGGGGCCTCTCTTGAGAACCCCATGGTCATCCGGAACCTCAGGCGCGATATCGCGCGCCTGTTGACCATAAAGAAGGAGAAGCTTAGGGAGAAAAGGTGA
- a CDS encoding 30S ribosomal protein S3 produces MAIERYFIKEGVKEMLIDEYLEKELRRAGYGGIDIKKTPLGTKVIIFAANPGYVIGRGGRRIRELTRTLERQFNLENPQIEVEEIKNPYLNAKVQAVRLAQALERGIHFRRAAYSAIRAIMRNGARGVEIRLSGKLTGERAKSVRFYQGYLAKVGNPAETLVSKGYAQAKLKLGVIGVKVSIMPPDAKLPDEIEVIEKVQEEVSTNEAE; encoded by the coding sequence TTGGCGATCGAGAGATACTTCATCAAGGAAGGCGTTAAGGAGATGCTCATCGACGAGTACCTTGAGAAGGAGCTTAGGCGCGCCGGCTACGGCGGAATAGACATCAAGAAGACCCCCCTCGGAACCAAGGTCATCATCTTCGCCGCCAACCCCGGCTACGTTATAGGCAGGGGTGGCAGGCGCATTAGGGAGCTCACCAGGACCCTTGAGAGGCAGTTCAACCTTGAGAACCCCCAGATCGAAGTTGAGGAGATCAAGAACCCCTACCTCAACGCCAAGGTTCAGGCCGTCAGGCTCGCCCAGGCCCTTGAGAGGGGCATCCACTTCAGGAGGGCAGCTTATTCAGCCATAAGGGCCATCATGAGGAACGGCGCCAGGGGTGTTGAGATCCGCCTGAGCGGAAAGCTCACCGGTGAGAGGGCCAAGAGCGTCAGGTTCTACCAGGGCTACCTCGCCAAGGTTGGAAACCCGGCCGAGACCCTCGTCAGCAAGGGCTACGCCCAGGCCAAGCTCAAGCTCGGTGTCATCGGTGTCAAGGTCTCCATCATGCCGCCCGATGCCAAGCTCCCGGACGAGATAGAGGTTATAGAGAAGGTTCAGGAAGAGGTGAGCACCAATGAAGCCGAGTGA
- the rplV gene encoding 50S ribosomal protein L22, translating into MSRGRFSYSFQNFDPDRMARASGRDLRISPKHSVELLREIRGMMLNDALKYLDDVIALKRPVPMRRFNDSQGHKPGKGFGPGRYPVKVAKAVKKVLLNAKNNAEQKGLDPDRLKIIHAAAQRGPVLRGYIPRAFGRATPFNEQTTHIEIVVEEVRR; encoded by the coding sequence ATGAGCAGGGGCAGGTTTTCCTACTCATTCCAAAATTTTGACCCGGACAGGATGGCTCGCGCCAGCGGAAGGGACCTCAGGATATCCCCCAAGCACAGCGTCGAGCTCCTCAGGGAGATAAGGGGCATGATGCTCAACGATGCCCTCAAGTACCTCGACGACGTTATCGCCCTGAAGAGGCCCGTTCCAATGAGGCGCTTCAACGACAGCCAGGGACACAAGCCGGGGAAGGGCTTCGGTCCCGGTAGGTACCCGGTTAAGGTCGCCAAGGCCGTCAAGAAGGTGCTCCTCAACGCCAAGAACAACGCCGAGCAGAAGGGTCTCGACCCGGACAGGCTCAAGATAATCCACGCGGCTGCCCAGCGCGGTCCAGTGCTCCGCGGATACATTCCGAGGGCCTTTGGAAGGGCCACGCCGTTCAACGAGCAGACCACCCACATCGAGATAGTCGTTGAGGAAGTTAGGAGGTGA
- a CDS encoding 30S ribosomal protein S19 produces the protein MARKKEFKYRGYTFEELLNMSLEDFAKLLPARQRRSLRRGLSPEQKKLLRKIRLAKKGKYKKPIRTHSRDMVILPEMVGMTIHVYNGKEFVPIEIKEEMIGHYLGEFALTRKIVQHGSPGVGATRSSMFVAIK, from the coding sequence ATGGCGAGAAAGAAGGAGTTTAAGTACAGGGGTTACACCTTCGAGGAACTGCTCAACATGTCACTGGAGGACTTTGCCAAGCTCCTCCCGGCCAGGCAGAGGAGGAGCCTCAGGAGGGGCCTTTCACCGGAGCAGAAGAAGCTCCTCAGGAAGATAAGGCTTGCCAAGAAGGGCAAGTACAAGAAGCCGATCAGAACCCACAGCAGGGACATGGTCATCCTTCCCGAGATGGTCGGCATGACCATCCACGTCTACAACGGAAAGGAGTTCGTTCCAATAGAGATCAAGGAGGAAATGATAGGCCACTACCTCGGCGAGTTCGCCCTCACGAGGAAGATAGTCCAGCACGGCTCACCTGGTGTCGGTGCGACCAGGTCGTCAATGTTCGTGGCCATCAAGTGA
- a CDS encoding 50S ribosomal protein L2: protein MGKSLIQQRRGKGTTTFRAPSHRYRGAVRYVPLNLTKEKTLVGKVVEILHDPGRTAPVARVKFENGMEKLIIAPEGILVGEEIAIGPNAPIKIGNTLPLAMIPEGSYVYDIEGVPGDGGKYVRAGGAYALVVSREKDKVIVQLPSGELKQFNPMCRATIGVVAGGGRLEKPIVKAGKAYYIAKARNRFWPKPRGVKMNAVNHPHGGKEHHIGRPSTVSRRAPPGRKVGHIAARRTGRRK from the coding sequence ATGGGAAAGAGTTTGATTCAGCAGAGGAGAGGTAAGGGAACCACGACCTTTAGGGCCCCCTCCCACAGGTACAGGGGCGCCGTCAGGTACGTTCCGCTCAACCTTACCAAGGAGAAGACCCTCGTCGGCAAGGTCGTCGAGATACTCCACGACCCGGGAAGGACCGCTCCAGTTGCTCGCGTCAAGTTCGAGAACGGCATGGAGAAGCTCATAATAGCTCCTGAGGGAATACTCGTTGGCGAGGAGATAGCCATCGGGCCGAACGCTCCGATCAAGATAGGCAACACCCTTCCGCTTGCCATGATACCCGAGGGAAGCTACGTCTATGACATCGAGGGAGTTCCGGGCGACGGCGGCAAGTACGTTCGCGCTGGCGGTGCCTACGCGCTCGTCGTCAGCAGGGAGAAGGACAAGGTCATAGTCCAGCTCCCGAGCGGTGAGCTCAAGCAGTTCAACCCGATGTGCAGGGCCACCATAGGCGTTGTCGCCGGCGGTGGAAGGCTTGAGAAGCCCATCGTTAAGGCCGGTAAGGCCTACTACATCGCCAAGGCAAGGAACAGGTTCTGGCCGAAGCCGAGGGGTGTCAAGATGAACGCCGTCAACCACCCGCACGGTGGTAAGGAGCACCACATCGGCAGACCTTCAACCGTTTCGAGGCGCGCTCCGCCCGGAAGGAAGGTCGGTCACATAGCCGCGAGAAGAACGGGTAGGAGGAAGTGA
- a CDS encoding 50S ribosomal protein L23 produces the protein MDPYKVIIKPVVTEKAVAMIENENKLTFIVDRRATKADIKRAVEAMFEVKVEKVNTLITMRGEKKAYVKLKPEYSASEVAARIGLF, from the coding sequence ATGGATCCGTACAAGGTCATCATAAAGCCGGTCGTCACGGAGAAGGCCGTGGCGATGATAGAGAACGAGAACAAGCTCACCTTCATAGTGGACAGAAGGGCAACCAAGGCCGACATCAAGAGGGCCGTGGAAGCGATGTTCGAGGTCAAGGTCGAGAAGGTCAACACCCTCATAACCATGAGAGGAGAGAAGAAGGCCTACGTGAAGCTCAAGCCTGAGTACAGCGCAAGTGAGGTTGCTGCCAGGATAGGATTGTTCTGA